A genomic region of Brevibacillus sp. JNUCC-41 contains the following coding sequences:
- a CDS encoding amidohydrolase: MNEAYWLTNVTLDSGFVFENGRIDRTKTAAYNMYIKNGVIMELQLASSMPLKTDDPVHDAGKLLALPSFKEMHNHLDKTYLGLPWKSCIPVPNLIERLKLEAKELAELAETGRLRAERMLQLLLSGGATHVRTHVNIDPYIGMKNLEEIQSALYRFKGKMTYEIVALPQHGLLRTNSKGLMRQAMKEGASLVGGLDPGGVDNNIEASLYEMVDLAVEFDADIDIHIHDPGHLGLYTIKKLASLIDEAGWKNRAAISHAFALGDVSIGESNELASELSKLGVSIMSTVPINRVIPPIDSLHEKGVHVALGCDGFYDSWSPFGTGDMLEKAGRLAERYNWKEEYALSQSLQFITGGIKTLDPEGNRLWPNVGNDASMVFVDASCSAEAVARRSKRAAVMVNGNLVYGGLDRESALKSN, from the coding sequence ATGAATGAAGCATACTGGCTTACAAACGTTACACTTGATAGTGGATTTGTTTTTGAGAATGGACGGATTGACCGGACGAAGACAGCTGCATATAACATGTATATAAAAAATGGGGTCATAATGGAATTGCAATTGGCTTCAAGTATGCCTTTGAAAACGGATGATCCTGTTCACGACGCGGGAAAGCTGCTTGCACTTCCTTCTTTCAAGGAGATGCATAATCATCTTGACAAGACTTATTTAGGACTGCCATGGAAATCATGCATTCCGGTTCCGAATTTAATTGAACGCTTAAAGTTAGAAGCAAAAGAGCTTGCTGAACTGGCTGAAACCGGTCGGCTCCGGGCTGAACGGATGCTTCAACTATTGTTAAGCGGCGGGGCGACGCATGTAAGGACGCATGTTAACATCGATCCATACATCGGTATGAAGAACTTGGAAGAGATTCAAAGTGCATTATATCGTTTCAAAGGGAAAATGACATACGAGATCGTGGCTTTACCTCAGCATGGACTGCTAAGAACGAATTCAAAAGGGTTGATGAGACAAGCGATGAAAGAAGGGGCGTCTTTGGTGGGCGGCCTGGATCCTGGCGGCGTGGATAATAATATAGAAGCTTCCCTATATGAAATGGTCGATTTGGCCGTTGAATTTGATGCGGACATTGATATTCATATTCATGATCCCGGTCATCTAGGTTTATATACGATCAAGAAACTCGCTTCTTTGATCGATGAAGCAGGGTGGAAAAATAGAGCGGCCATCAGTCATGCTTTTGCACTTGGTGATGTTTCAATAGGAGAATCAAATGAACTGGCCAGTGAATTATCAAAACTGGGGGTATCCATCATGTCTACAGTTCCGATCAACAGGGTCATTCCCCCGATTGATTCACTGCATGAAAAAGGTGTCCATGTTGCCCTCGGATGCGATGGCTTTTATGACTCCTGGTCCCCGTTTGGCACAGGGGATATGCTGGAAAAGGCAGGCAGATTGGCCGAGAGGTACAACTGGAAGGAAGAGTATGCATTGTCCCAATCGCTCCAATTCATTACGGGAGGGATCAAGACACTGGACCCTGAAGGAAATCGTTTATGGCCGAATGTGGGAAATGACGCTAGTATGGTTTTTGTGGATGCATCTTGTTCTGCCGAGGCAGTTGCCAGGAGATCGAAGCGTGCTGCGGTTATGGTCAATGGAAATCTGGTTTACGGCGGACTCGATCGCGAATCTGCCTTGAAGTCGAATTGA
- a CDS encoding amidohydrolase family protein, with protein sequence MSQSYWLTNVRLENGFTYNENETITGTETGNYHIKIENGKISSILLAKESITDQDPQHDVRGLLMVPSFKEMHIHIDKTYYGGPWKACMPAINGVKTRIEEEQALLPELLPTAKARAEKMLDLLLDFGSTHIRTHCNIDPVIGLKNLEATIQALEGYKDKLTYEIVAFPQHGLLRSNSVGLIREAMKNGANLVGGVDPATIDENIERSLETIMDIAVEHNSDIDVHLHDPDHLGLFTMQRLASLTEDAGWQGRVTVSHASGLADLSVPEATGIAERFSETGISITSTVPIFRTIPIPLLHEKGVKVELGNDSLTDHWTPFGIGDNLEKAGRLAERFRMIEERSLAQSLQFITGGKTPLNQDGIKAWPNVGDEANIVLLEASCSAEAVARRAKRAAVIFRGKVVSGSISSFETTGV encoded by the coding sequence ATGTCTCAATCGTATTGGCTGACGAATGTACGCTTGGAAAATGGGTTTACTTATAATGAAAATGAAACGATCACCGGCACTGAAACCGGAAATTACCACATCAAGATTGAAAATGGAAAAATATCCTCGATTCTATTGGCAAAGGAATCGATAACGGATCAGGACCCACAGCATGATGTTCGCGGTCTCCTGATGGTCCCCTCGTTTAAGGAAATGCATATCCACATTGATAAAACCTACTATGGCGGTCCGTGGAAGGCTTGCATGCCTGCCATTAATGGCGTGAAAACCCGGATAGAAGAAGAGCAGGCCCTACTGCCGGAATTATTGCCTACCGCTAAAGCAAGAGCGGAAAAAATGCTGGATTTATTATTGGACTTCGGCTCTACCCATATACGCACACATTGCAACATTGACCCCGTCATTGGTCTGAAAAACTTGGAGGCCACCATTCAGGCACTGGAAGGATATAAGGATAAATTGACGTATGAAATCGTCGCATTCCCACAGCATGGACTATTACGCAGCAATTCCGTCGGTTTGATAAGGGAGGCCATGAAGAATGGCGCGAATCTGGTAGGCGGCGTCGATCCCGCCACCATTGATGAAAACATAGAGCGATCACTTGAAACAATCATGGATATCGCGGTCGAACACAATTCCGATATCGATGTCCATTTACATGATCCGGATCACCTTGGACTCTTCACCATGCAGCGCCTCGCTTCACTGACGGAAGATGCAGGCTGGCAAGGAAGGGTCACGGTTAGCCACGCAAGCGGGTTGGCAGATCTTTCAGTCCCGGAGGCAACGGGCATAGCCGAAAGGTTTTCGGAAACAGGAATATCGATTACATCCACAGTGCCGATCTTCAGAACGATTCCCATCCCCCTTCTTCATGAAAAAGGGGTGAAAGTCGAATTGGGTAATGACAGCCTCACTGATCATTGGACACCCTTTGGCATCGGGGACAATCTGGAAAAGGCCGGTCGCCTTGCCGAGAGGTTTCGCATGATTGAAGAACGTTCCTTAGCGCAAAGCCTGCAATTCATAACAGGAGGGAAGACCCCATTAAACCAGGACGGGATCAAGGCGTGGCCTAATGTCGGGGATGAGGCGAATATCGTGTTGCTTGAAGCCAGCTGTTCTGCGGAAGCGGTGGCTAGAAGGGCAAAGCGTGCCGCTGTCATCTTCAGAGGCAAGGTTGTTAGCGGATCTATTTCATCTTTCGAGACGACAGGTGTTTAA
- a CDS encoding amidohydrolase family protein — protein MIDLLLIHGTVITMDQNRRILPDGAVAIHQGRILAVDSSEKLKLQYEAVKVIDCSHQCILPGLIDVHGHGGHSMFKTIAMENIDFWMPIMTNAYKHFVTDDFWYYEGKLSSLERLKAGVTTGVSVLGSMPRSDEPIFAINHAKAYAEVGIREVVCTGPCNPPWPHSFSRWIDGKRVVKEVTYEEVLQGAEAVIEALNHANEGRTKAFITPFVIVTSVDPSNPTSPDRLYGLNGHDLYQAKKIRAIARKYNTRIHSDAFGGMIHLAIQDKENALLGPDVHLQHCRGISFDEARILAETGTNVSASPGFGQVHARTPITELLEMGATVAISTDGTSPSTSFDMFQAMRKTQFVHQAALRDYYYLPPGKLLEMITIDAAKCIGWDDEIGSLEVGKKADVITVNLHQPHLTPEFMHVHRLVFQAVANDVEHVIVDGKLIMEGRNVRTVHESTVLDEANEEAFSTIKRAGLEKYMQPTKYFWGHARAYVDERRYDEREDAAAMVKGE, from the coding sequence ATGATCGATTTATTGCTAATCCATGGGACCGTGATAACCATGGATCAAAACAGGAGAATTCTGCCTGATGGCGCCGTCGCCATACATCAAGGAAGGATTTTAGCCGTTGATTCAAGCGAAAAACTGAAATTGCAGTATGAGGCTGTAAAAGTCATCGATTGCAGCCATCAATGCATATTGCCGGGATTGATAGATGTTCATGGGCATGGGGGGCATTCCATGTTCAAAACGATCGCAATGGAAAATATTGATTTTTGGATGCCCATCATGACGAATGCGTACAAGCATTTTGTTACAGATGACTTTTGGTATTACGAAGGAAAGCTATCCTCACTTGAGAGATTAAAGGCGGGCGTGACAACCGGGGTGAGCGTGTTAGGATCCATGCCGCGGTCCGATGAACCGATTTTTGCCATCAATCATGCAAAAGCATACGCCGAAGTGGGGATCAGGGAAGTGGTATGCACAGGGCCTTGTAACCCTCCATGGCCCCATTCATTCAGCCGGTGGATTGACGGAAAGAGGGTGGTGAAGGAAGTTACCTATGAAGAGGTGCTACAGGGGGCGGAAGCTGTAATCGAGGCGCTGAACCATGCGAATGAAGGCCGCACCAAAGCGTTCATTACGCCATTTGTCATCGTGACATCCGTGGATCCCTCCAATCCCACATCTCCTGACAGACTTTATGGGCTGAATGGTCATGACCTTTATCAAGCGAAGAAAATTAGGGCGATTGCCAGGAAATATAATACACGCATTCACTCTGATGCCTTTGGCGGGATGATTCATTTAGCGATACAGGATAAGGAAAATGCCCTATTGGGTCCGGATGTCCATTTACAGCACTGTCGGGGCATTTCCTTCGATGAGGCAAGAATACTGGCAGAAACAGGTACCAACGTCAGTGCATCACCTGGATTTGGCCAGGTTCATGCCCGTACCCCGATAACTGAATTATTGGAGATGGGTGCAACTGTGGCAATCTCCACGGATGGGACTTCCCCTTCCACAAGTTTCGATATGTTTCAGGCAATGAGGAAAACACAGTTCGTTCACCAGGCAGCACTTAGGGACTACTATTATTTACCGCCAGGCAAGCTGTTGGAAATGATCACGATAGATGCCGCGAAATGCATTGGCTGGGATGATGAAATAGGCTCCCTTGAGGTCGGGAAAAAAGCGGATGTCATTACGGTCAATCTGCATCAGCCTCACCTGACACCTGAATTCATGCATGTTCACCGGCTTGTATTTCAAGCAGTGGCGAATGATGTGGAGCATGTCATCGTGGATGGGAAATTGATCATGGAAGGGAGGAATGTACGGACGGTCCATGAAAGTACAGTGCTTGATGAAGCGAATGAGGAGGCCTTTTCAACGATAAAGCGTGCGGGGCTCGAAAAGTATATGCAACCGACGAAATATTTTTGGGGCCATGCCAGGGCATATGTAGATGAAAGGCGATATGACGAAAGAGAAGATGCTGCCGCGATGGTGAAAGGGGAATAA
- a CDS encoding glutathione ABC transporter substrate-binding protein, with amino-acid sequence MRKGMIGLLFASLLGISSVLSGCATEQTGSKETEEKAKEGGTLIVARLSDATTLDPHFITDIPSANVIYEKVYQTLVVPDKNMNPKPLLAKEWKQLDDVTWEFKLQEGVKFHDGAPFNAEAVKTNFDRILDPATASPQAGKLEMIKEIKVVDETTVQFKLKYPYAPLLSILVSNEGSIISPKAIKENSDKLAQNPVGTGPFVFKSWKPGEEITLSKNKDYWGDKPKIDGVVFKVVPEDATRIAMIETGEAHVTDQVPVTEIDRIEASGTMDLYRTEGLAVEYLSFNVKKKPFDDVRVRKAVAHAIEVDSIIKGVYNDIGTRANSTMSPKVFGYDPDIKGYDYDINESKKLLTEAGVKDGLEFTLTTSDRKERINMAEVIQSQLKGIGIKVKIQVLEYGAYIDATAKGEHQVAIGGWGNATGDGDYNQFNLFNSKSQGAAGNSAFYSNPEVDELIENARKESDGDKRKELYSKAQAIEREEVPYVPIRNYEHLAVYGETVKGLWLNPANYLMLDDVTVK; translated from the coding sequence ATGAGAAAAGGTATGATTGGGTTGCTTTTTGCCTCTTTATTAGGCATCTCATCCGTTTTATCAGGGTGTGCAACAGAACAAACCGGCAGCAAGGAAACAGAGGAAAAAGCGAAAGAAGGAGGAACGCTGATCGTCGCGCGATTATCTGATGCGACGACCTTGGACCCTCATTTCATAACAGACATTCCATCGGCAAACGTCATTTATGAAAAGGTTTATCAAACATTGGTCGTTCCTGACAAAAACATGAATCCTAAACCGCTGCTCGCAAAAGAGTGGAAACAGCTGGATGATGTCACGTGGGAGTTCAAATTGCAGGAGGGAGTCAAATTCCATGATGGGGCCCCATTCAATGCCGAAGCGGTGAAAACCAATTTCGACAGGATACTGGACCCGGCAACAGCTTCGCCGCAGGCTGGTAAATTGGAAATGATCAAAGAAATTAAAGTCGTTGACGAAACGACTGTACAATTCAAGCTGAAATATCCTTATGCTCCGCTGTTATCGATTTTAGTGAGTAATGAAGGAAGCATCATCAGCCCTAAAGCGATTAAGGAAAATAGTGACAAATTAGCTCAAAACCCCGTTGGGACAGGGCCATTCGTGTTTAAATCGTGGAAGCCTGGTGAAGAAATCACACTTTCGAAAAACAAGGATTACTGGGGGGATAAGCCTAAGATCGATGGAGTGGTATTCAAGGTTGTTCCTGAAGATGCCACGAGGATCGCGATGATTGAAACGGGTGAAGCACATGTGACAGATCAAGTGCCGGTGACGGAGATTGATAGGATCGAAGCTTCGGGCACGATGGATTTATATCGCACGGAGGGACTTGCCGTTGAATACTTAAGCTTCAATGTTAAGAAAAAACCTTTTGATGATGTGCGGGTCCGCAAGGCGGTCGCTCATGCCATCGAGGTGGATTCCATTATCAAAGGGGTTTATAACGACATCGGTACGAGGGCAAATTCGACAATGAGCCCAAAGGTGTTTGGATATGATCCGGATATAAAAGGCTACGACTATGATATTAATGAATCGAAGAAGCTCTTGACTGAAGCGGGTGTCAAGGATGGTTTGGAGTTTACACTGACGACGAGTGATCGTAAGGAAAGGATCAATATGGCCGAGGTGATTCAATCCCAGTTAAAAGGAATCGGAATCAAGGTCAAGATTCAAGTCCTTGAGTATGGGGCTTACATTGACGCCACAGCCAAGGGCGAGCACCAGGTAGCGATAGGCGGCTGGGGCAATGCCACTGGCGATGGAGATTATAATCAATTCAATCTTTTCAATAGCAAATCCCAAGGTGCTGCGGGAAATAGTGCATTCTACAGCAACCCGGAAGTGGATGAATTGATTGAAAATGCACGTAAAGAATCGGATGGCGATAAACGTAAGGAACTATATTCCAAGGCACAAGCAATTGAAAGGGAAGAAGTTCCATATGTTCCGATCCGTAACTATGAACACTTGGCCGTATATGGCGAAACGGTTAAAGGGCTTTGGCTGAATCCGGCAAATTATTTAATGCTTGATGACGTAACCGTGAAGTAG
- a CDS encoding chlorohydrolase family protein, with the protein MKTKLKGRYVIGYDGCDHVILENAEIVYEKDTILYVGKNYPGEVDEVMDAGNAIISPGFIDLNALGDIDHDILHFEAGADRQKNLLWSEKHIKSGHPELMTGEEEAFKSLYAYSQLILHGVTTAMPITSVFYKNWAETYDELAAAAEHAAGLGLRIYLGPSFQSGMRVVQPDGNIKLHWDEKAGEAGLRKAVEFVGKFDGAYEGMVRGMLAPERIESQTADQLKQIKYYSGKLDVPIKLHAAQGSFEFNTIWNAHQATPIRYLYDLGFLGPRTGIPHAHFVSGYSKAKYGQGDDLALLAETNTTVIHCPLIIGRHGEALESFAEYKRAGINIALGTDTFPPDMFQNVRAGSMLSRMVEGDTEGSVYADFFRSATLDAAAFLGRNDLGRIAAGAKADIIAIDLDGFHMGVIDDPIRTMFLSGSGRDVKLSIINGKVVMKDQMIPNLDLTEIRYKGQQYFKKMRRGYMERDYQELAEKELFKPSFKVVESISETEAILDNK; encoded by the coding sequence ATGAAAACCAAGCTTAAAGGAAGATATGTAATTGGGTATGATGGATGCGATCATGTCATTTTGGAAAACGCGGAAATCGTTTATGAAAAAGACACGATTCTGTATGTCGGAAAAAATTATCCAGGAGAAGTGGACGAGGTAATGGATGCCGGTAACGCCATTATCAGTCCCGGATTCATAGATTTAAATGCATTAGGGGACATTGACCATGATATTTTACATTTTGAAGCCGGTGCCGACAGACAGAAAAACCTTCTCTGGTCGGAGAAACATATAAAAAGCGGACATCCTGAATTAATGACCGGGGAAGAAGAAGCTTTTAAATCACTCTATGCTTATTCACAACTCATCCTTCATGGCGTGACGACGGCGATGCCCATTACTTCCGTTTTTTATAAAAACTGGGCTGAAACCTATGATGAATTGGCAGCTGCGGCAGAACATGCAGCTGGATTGGGATTAAGGATTTACCTTGGCCCGAGTTTCCAATCAGGAATGAGAGTCGTCCAGCCTGACGGGAATATCAAACTGCATTGGGATGAAAAAGCCGGGGAAGCGGGATTACGGAAAGCGGTCGAGTTTGTGGGAAAATTCGATGGAGCTTATGAAGGCATGGTCAGAGGGATGCTTGCCCCAGAACGCATAGAATCCCAAACGGCAGATCAATTAAAACAGATTAAATATTACAGCGGAAAATTGGACGTACCCATAAAGCTGCATGCTGCACAAGGAAGTTTTGAATTTAACACCATCTGGAATGCCCATCAAGCTACACCGATCAGATATTTGTACGACCTTGGCTTTCTCGGACCAAGAACAGGAATCCCGCATGCCCACTTTGTTTCAGGATATAGTAAAGCGAAATATGGACAGGGTGATGACTTGGCGCTGCTTGCTGAAACGAATACAACGGTGATTCATTGCCCCCTGATCATCGGGAGGCATGGGGAGGCGCTGGAATCTTTCGCTGAATATAAACGGGCTGGGATCAATATCGCCCTTGGAACGGACACATTCCCTCCGGATATGTTCCAGAACGTCAGGGCAGGCAGCATGCTCTCACGGATGGTGGAAGGAGATACGGAAGGCTCTGTCTATGCCGACTTCTTTCGGTCAGCCACACTTGATGCGGCCGCTTTTCTTGGCAGGAACGATTTAGGACGCATCGCTGCGGGGGCCAAGGCGGATATCATCGCGATTGACTTGGACGGTTTTCATATGGGTGTGATCGATGATCCCATTCGAACCATGTTCCTAAGCGGGTCTGGGCGGGACGTTAAATTATCGATCATAAATGGAAAAGTAGTCATGAAGGATCAAATGATCCCCAATCTGGATTTAACGGAAATCAGATATAAGGGACAACAATATTTTAAGAAGATGAGAAGAGGATATATGGAAAGGGATTATCAGGAGCTTGCCGAGAAAGAATTGTTTAAGCCATCATTCAAGGTCGTGGAATCGATAAGCGAGACGGAAGCAATTCTTGATAACAAGTAA
- the nikC gene encoding nickel transporter permease, with amino-acid sequence MKPEVVINHNELNVNERKSPKLRHWKAFYKKFKRNKLALVGGYIVLFYILLAIFAPLISPQDPYEIDLVNKLQPPSAEHLMGTDDKGRDILSRLLYGTRLSLTVGFVSVFFGAFIGILLGLTAGYYGKWIDTVIMRIVDVLLAFPGILLALAIISALGPSLINVMVAVGVFSIPMFARIVRGSTLSVRKLEYIDAIRALGATDITIICKHIFPNILSPVIVQATLRLATAILSAAGLSFLGLGAQPPSPEWGAMLSSGRDYLFSAPHIALFPGIAISTLVLGFNIFGDGLRDALDPRMKK; translated from the coding sequence ATGAAGCCAGAGGTCGTAATCAATCATAACGAATTGAATGTAAACGAAAGAAAATCTCCGAAACTAAGACACTGGAAAGCCTTTTATAAAAAATTCAAACGAAATAAATTGGCATTGGTAGGCGGGTACATCGTACTTTTTTATATTTTATTGGCTATCTTTGCACCTTTGATCTCACCGCAGGATCCGTATGAAATTGATCTGGTCAACAAACTCCAGCCTCCGTCAGCCGAACATTTGATGGGTACGGATGATAAGGGAAGGGATATTTTAAGCAGATTATTATATGGGACAAGGCTTTCATTAACGGTCGGGTTTGTCTCTGTATTCTTCGGGGCGTTCATTGGGATACTCCTCGGGTTAACAGCCGGTTATTACGGAAAATGGATCGATACCGTCATCATGAGGATTGTCGATGTTCTGCTGGCTTTCCCGGGAATTTTGCTTGCTCTTGCCATCATCAGTGCCCTTGGTCCAAGTTTAATCAATGTAATGGTAGCGGTCGGCGTCTTTTCCATACCGATGTTTGCCCGGATTGTACGCGGTTCCACATTGTCAGTCAGGAAGCTGGAATATATCGATGCCATTCGTGCATTGGGAGCCACTGATATCACGATCATATGCAAGCATATTTTTCCGAATATTCTATCACCCGTTATTGTTCAAGCCACATTACGTCTGGCAACGGCCATTCTATCGGCAGCCGGATTATCATTTCTGGGACTGGGAGCCCAGCCGCCCTCTCCAGAATGGGGAGCGATGCTGAGCAGCGGTCGGGATTATTTGTTCAGCGCCCCCCACATCGCTTTGTTTCCGGGGATAGCGATATCAACACTGGTACTTGGTTTCAACATCTTCGGGGATGGACTTAGAGATGCCCTGGATCCAAGAATGAAAAAATAA
- the nikB gene encoding nickel ABC transporter permease, translated as MFVFIIRRVLQTIPVLLGVSLVVFLIMQMVPGDPATLLAGEGATKETIESLRHELGLDRPILYQYVDYILHAVQGDFGESLRSSRPVLDEIMVRLPITLELALASIFITVVLGMIAGIISATKQYSAADISIMIVALLGISLPSFWLGLMLIYFFSVNLHLFPVSGWGTFSHMILPAITLGAGGAAIVARMTRSSMLEVVRQDYIRTARAKGLKEYIIIYKHGLKNALIPVITVVGLQFGALLGGTVLTESVFAINGLGRLIVDAIRTRDLPMVQGGVLIASVIFVFMNLAVDVLYRYFNKRIDLN; from the coding sequence ATGTTCGTATTTATTATCCGAAGGGTACTTCAAACCATACCGGTATTACTGGGAGTAAGTCTTGTTGTGTTCCTCATCATGCAAATGGTCCCTGGAGATCCGGCAACACTGCTTGCAGGTGAAGGAGCGACTAAAGAAACGATTGAATCGCTGCGGCATGAGCTTGGCTTGGATCGTCCAATCCTCTATCAGTACGTCGACTATATCCTTCATGCAGTTCAAGGTGACTTCGGGGAATCTCTCCGCAGCAGCCGCCCTGTTTTGGACGAAATCATGGTCCGTTTGCCCATCACCCTTGAATTGGCACTTGCCAGCATTTTCATAACCGTCGTCCTTGGAATGATTGCAGGAATCATCTCGGCCACCAAGCAATACTCGGCAGCTGACATTTCCATCATGATCGTTGCTTTACTGGGAATCTCGTTACCTAGTTTTTGGCTGGGCCTCATGCTTATCTACTTCTTTTCCGTGAACCTTCATTTGTTTCCGGTTTCAGGTTGGGGAACTTTCAGCCACATGATTCTCCCCGCCATAACCCTTGGGGCCGGCGGAGCGGCCATTGTCGCCAGGATGACCAGGTCGAGCATGCTTGAAGTCGTTCGCCAGGACTACATCCGGACCGCAAGAGCCAAGGGATTAAAGGAATATATCATCATTTATAAACATGGCCTGAAAAATGCGCTTATCCCCGTCATTACAGTCGTTGGCCTCCAGTTCGGTGCACTCCTTGGCGGCACGGTATTGACAGAGTCCGTTTTTGCCATCAATGGACTTGGGAGATTGATAGTCGATGCAATCAGAACGAGGGATTTGCCGATGGTCCAAGGCGGGGTCCTCATCGCTTCCGTTATCTTCGTATTCATGAATTTAGCAGTGGATGTCCTCTATCGATACTTTAACAAAAGAATAGACTTGAACTAA
- a CDS encoding glutathione ABC transporter substrate-binding protein — translation MGLKRGTGKVFLVMIMAIIITGCSSNNDVNTTASDPNRASKEGGTLVIARLSDAENLDQQFMSTINAASVTHHKVYEGLVQRDENSEIQPMLAEKWKQIDDTTWEFKLREDVKFHDGTPFNADAVKKTFDRLLDPLVASPRAVVFEMVKEVKPVDEFTVQFILKEPFSPLLSILANHEGGIISPKTIEKYGKKIIQEPNGTGPFVFDSWSPGQEITLTKNDSYWGDEPKVDKVIFKVVPEDSTRISMIETGEAQIAEPLPVAVMDQVESSPAMDVYRSEGYGTEYLGFNVNKEPFNDVRVRKAIAHAIEMDSIIKGVFNNVGVKANSLMGSKVFGYNEDLEAYDYNLKEAKKLMAEAGYSDGLDATILTMDSKERVNLAEVLQSQLKGIGINLKVQVMEYGSFVEQVNKGQSEMFIISWRNATGDADYNQYNLFHTESQGAAGNTFFYSNQKVDRLIDAARKEKEEGKRKELYAEAQEIEMGDTPYIPVRVIENVAAVAKEVKGFSISPSGYLEINDVTVK, via the coding sequence ATGGGGTTAAAACGTGGGACAGGTAAGGTTTTTCTAGTCATGATCATGGCTATCATCATTACGGGCTGTTCTTCTAACAATGACGTAAACACAACGGCAAGTGATCCGAACCGGGCATCAAAAGAAGGGGGGACATTGGTCATTGCCCGCTTATCCGACGCTGAGAATTTGGATCAGCAGTTCATGTCCACGATTAACGCCGCTAGCGTCACTCACCATAAAGTTTATGAAGGTCTTGTACAACGGGATGAGAATAGTGAGATACAGCCAATGCTAGCAGAAAAATGGAAGCAAATAGATGACACGACCTGGGAATTCAAGCTTAGGGAAGATGTAAAGTTTCATGATGGCACGCCATTTAATGCAGACGCAGTAAAAAAGACGTTTGATCGACTATTAGATCCGTTGGTCGCTTCTCCGAGGGCAGTCGTGTTCGAAATGGTAAAAGAGGTGAAACCGGTTGATGAATTTACCGTGCAATTCATTTTAAAGGAACCATTTTCCCCTCTCCTTTCCATATTGGCGAATCACGAAGGCGGAATCATCAGTCCGAAAACGATTGAAAAGTATGGAAAAAAGATCATCCAGGAACCGAATGGAACCGGTCCTTTCGTTTTTGATTCATGGTCCCCAGGACAGGAAATCACATTGACGAAAAACGACAGCTATTGGGGAGACGAGCCAAAAGTGGACAAGGTCATCTTCAAGGTCGTCCCTGAAGACTCCACGAGGATATCGATGATTGAAACCGGTGAAGCGCAAATCGCAGAGCCTCTTCCTGTAGCTGTCATGGACCAGGTTGAATCTTCCCCGGCAATGGATGTTTACCGCAGTGAAGGGTATGGTACCGAATATTTAGGGTTCAATGTCAATAAAGAACCGTTCAATGATGTAAGGGTCCGTAAGGCCATCGCCCATGCCATTGAAATGGACTCGATCATCAAGGGCGTCTTTAATAATGTGGGGGTGAAGGCGAACTCCTTGATGGGATCTAAAGTATTTGGTTACAACGAAGACCTCGAAGCCTATGATTACAACCTGAAGGAAGCGAAGAAACTGATGGCTGAAGCTGGATATTCAGACGGCTTGGATGCAACCATCCTGACAATGGACAGTAAAGAAAGAGTTAATTTGGCCGAGGTCCTGCAATCCCAACTAAAAGGTATCGGGATTAATTTGAAGGTACAGGTGATGGAGTACGGTTCGTTCGTGGAACAAGTGAATAAAGGGCAATCGGAAATGTTCATCATCAGTTGGAGAAACGCGACAGGGGATGCCGATTATAATCAATATAATCTATTCCATACGGAATCACAAGGAGCGGCAGGAAATACATTCTTTTACAGCAATCAAAAGGTTGATCGTTTAATAGATGCCGCCAGGAAGGAAAAAGAAGAAGGGAAACGCAAAGAACTATACGCAGAGGCACAAGAAATCGAGATGGGTGACACCCCGTATATTCCTGTAAGGGTCATAGAAAATGTTGCTGCAGTCGCTAAAGAAGTAAAAGGATTTTCAATCAGCCCTTCAGGCTATCTGGAGATAAATGACGTAACGGTAAAGTGA